One genomic region from Fictibacillus marinisediminis encodes:
- the hutU gene encoding urocanate hydratase translates to MSNTIQKISAPRGNKLNTKGWVQEAALRMLMNNLDAEVAEKPEELVVYGGIGKAARNWESYEKIVESLKKLESDETLLIQSGKPVAVFKSHPDAPRVLLANSNLVPAWANWETFRDLEKRGLMMYGQMTAGSWIYIGTQGILQGTFETFAEAARKHFNHSLKGTLTVTAGLGGMGGAQPLAVTMNGGVVIAIECDLSRIQRRIDTKYCDVLAKDLNEALSLAKEAMAQEKPLSIGLLGNAAELLPQLAERNEIPHLVTDQTSAHDPLNGYLPAGMSMEEGEKMRTENPDTYIRKAKESMAVHVQAILDLQAKGAVAFDYGNNIRQVAFDEGVKDAFQFPGFVPAFIRPLFCEGKGPFRWVALSGDPEDIYKTDEVILREFADNEHLCNWIKMARGKVQFQGLPSRICWLGYGERAKFGRIINEMVAKGELSAPIVIGRDHLDCGSVASPNRETESMLDGSDAVADWPILNALINSVNGASWVSLHHGGGVGMGYSLHSGMVIVADGTDDAARRLERVLTSDPGMGVVRHADAGYDLAKKTAKEKGVQIPMMEE, encoded by the coding sequence ATGTCAAATACCATTCAAAAAATTTCGGCTCCACGCGGTAACAAATTAAATACGAAAGGATGGGTTCAAGAAGCAGCACTGAGGATGCTGATGAATAACCTTGATGCAGAAGTTGCTGAAAAACCGGAAGAGCTTGTTGTTTATGGAGGAATCGGGAAAGCAGCGAGAAACTGGGAGAGCTATGAAAAAATTGTGGAATCCCTTAAGAAACTGGAGAGCGATGAAACCCTCCTGATCCAATCCGGTAAACCTGTAGCAGTATTTAAGTCTCATCCAGACGCACCGAGAGTTTTACTTGCAAACTCAAACCTTGTACCAGCATGGGCCAATTGGGAGACGTTCCGTGATTTAGAAAAACGGGGGCTCATGATGTACGGCCAGATGACGGCTGGAAGCTGGATTTATATCGGTACACAGGGAATTCTGCAAGGAACCTTTGAAACGTTTGCTGAAGCGGCACGCAAGCATTTTAACCATTCTCTTAAAGGAACGTTAACCGTTACAGCGGGGCTTGGAGGCATGGGAGGAGCACAGCCGCTGGCAGTTACGATGAACGGAGGGGTTGTGATCGCGATTGAGTGCGATCTTTCCCGCATCCAGCGAAGAATCGATACTAAATATTGTGACGTGCTTGCCAAGGATTTGAATGAGGCATTATCGCTGGCAAAGGAAGCCATGGCTCAAGAGAAGCCGCTGTCCATCGGCTTGCTGGGAAATGCTGCTGAGCTATTGCCCCAGTTGGCAGAAAGAAATGAAATACCGCATCTTGTTACTGACCAGACTTCCGCTCATGATCCGCTAAATGGATATCTTCCTGCTGGAATGTCGATGGAGGAAGGGGAAAAAATGCGGACGGAAAATCCAGATACGTATATCCGAAAGGCAAAGGAAAGCATGGCCGTACACGTACAGGCGATTCTTGACCTGCAGGCAAAGGGAGCGGTGGCGTTTGATTATGGCAACAACATCCGCCAGGTCGCCTTTGATGAGGGCGTAAAAGATGCATTCCAGTTCCCAGGTTTTGTTCCGGCCTTTATCCGTCCTCTATTTTGTGAAGGGAAAGGGCCTTTCAGATGGGTAGCTCTTTCCGGCGATCCGGAGGATATTTATAAAACAGACGAAGTCATTCTAAGAGAATTTGCCGATAATGAACACTTATGCAATTGGATTAAAATGGCAAGGGGAAAAGTCCAGTTCCAAGGACTTCCTTCGAGAATTTGCTGGCTCGGATACGGTGAACGGGCGAAATTCGGCCGTATCATTAATGAAATGGTCGCCAAGGGAGAACTTTCGGCTCCGATTGTGATTGGACGTGACCATTTGGATTGCGGCTCTGTGGCCTCTCCAAACAGAGAAACCGAAAGCATGCTGGACGGCAGTGACGCTGTAGCAGACTGGCCGATACTGAATGCTCTCATCAATTCCGTAAATGGGGCGAGCTGGGTATCCCTGCATCACGGCGGAGGAGTCGGAATGGGCTATTCACTCCACAGCGGTATGGTAATTGTAGCAGATGGAACAGATGATGCAGCGAGAAGACTGGAGCGGGTGCTGACTTCGGATCCTGGCATGGGTGTTGTACGCCATGCTGATGCAGGATATGACCTGGCAAAGAAAACAGCCAAGGAAAAGGGAGTTCAAATCCCGATGATGGAAGAATAG
- the hutI gene encoding imidazolonepropionase: MLDTLLISIDQLLAIHGSHGPKRGKDMSTLPVIKNAALGIKDGKIAFIGTTEEAKGLEAKEIIDCKGKIVSPGLVDPHTHLVFGGSREHEMALKQQGVSYLEILARGGGILSTVKATKDTSEEELFQKGLFHLDRSLSLGVTTMEAKSGYGLDRETELKQLRVAKRLNEAHDMDLVSTFLGAHAVPAEYKEKPEGFLESMLDVLPYIKEQGLADFVDIFCETGVFTVEQSRRFLERAKDLGFNVKIHADEIDPLGGTEMACGIGAITADHLVGVSEEGIRMLGTSETIAVLLPGTTFYLGKDSYAPARSIIEAGGAVALSTDFNPGSSPTENLQFIMNLAALRLKMKPEEIWNAVTVNAAYAIGRGCEAGAIETGRWADLVLWDAPNYHYLPYHYGVNHVNTVWKKGKKAGERKPAYA, encoded by the coding sequence ATGCTGGATACATTGTTGATCTCCATTGATCAGCTTCTGGCTATTCATGGATCGCATGGACCAAAACGAGGCAAGGATATGAGCACACTTCCTGTGATCAAAAACGCTGCACTCGGTATAAAGGATGGAAAGATTGCATTTATAGGCACAACAGAAGAAGCGAAGGGCTTAGAAGCCAAAGAAATCATTGATTGTAAAGGGAAAATTGTATCCCCGGGCCTTGTTGATCCACATACACATCTTGTATTTGGCGGATCACGAGAACATGAAATGGCCTTGAAACAGCAGGGCGTATCTTACTTAGAGATTCTCGCACGAGGGGGCGGAATCTTATCTACAGTAAAAGCAACAAAGGATACGAGCGAGGAAGAACTCTTTCAAAAAGGATTGTTTCATCTGGATCGCAGCTTGAGTTTGGGTGTAACGACAATGGAGGCCAAAAGCGGATATGGTCTGGATCGTGAAACAGAATTAAAACAGCTGAGGGTGGCCAAACGATTGAATGAGGCTCATGATATGGACCTTGTTTCTACATTCCTCGGAGCTCATGCTGTTCCAGCTGAGTATAAGGAGAAACCAGAAGGATTTTTGGAGAGCATGCTGGATGTGCTTCCTTACATTAAAGAACAGGGACTGGCTGATTTTGTGGATATCTTCTGCGAAACAGGTGTATTTACAGTTGAACAATCCCGAAGGTTTCTTGAGCGTGCAAAAGACCTGGGATTTAACGTGAAAATTCATGCTGATGAGATCGATCCTCTAGGCGGGACAGAGATGGCATGCGGGATCGGGGCCATTACCGCCGATCACCTCGTAGGTGTTTCAGAAGAAGGAATACGGATGCTTGGAACTTCGGAAACCATTGCCGTTCTCCTCCCAGGCACAACGTTCTACCTTGGAAAAGACAGCTATGCACCAGCAAGAAGCATCATTGAGGCAGGCGGAGCAGTTGCATTGTCCACAGATTTCAACCCGGGAAGTTCTCCAACGGAAAATCTTCAGTTTATTATGAACCTGGCGGCATTAAGACTAAAAATGAAGCCTGAAGAAATTTGGAATGCTGTTACAGTCAATGCTGCGTATGCCATTGGCAGAGGGTGTGAAGCTGGAGCCATTGAAACGGGAAGGTGGGCCGACCTCGTTCTTTGGGATGCCCCCAATTATCACTATCTGCCTTATCATTACGGTGTGAATCACGTGAACACTGTGTGGAAAAAAGGAAAGAAGGCAGGAGAAAGGAAGCCTGCTTATGCATGA
- the hutG gene encoding formimidoylglutamase, translated as MHDIEHLKPSGKPKFIDRGIKKAGEMLVDWNGEKVSGIGLIGMPLSKTSISHSGASAAPEVIRKMLNSFTTYSIEKDTDLQSSVITDLGDIMPHVTDLKETQSRFEHALEGVLQHNPGMIPIVLGGDHSISASSIAAFSSVYGSVGIIQFDAHHDLRNLEDGGPSNGTPFRNLIERNKIKGEHLIQIGLRDFSNGKTYSDYAKEKGVTVYPMSEVNSRGIIPILEESIQQLKSSVSAVYVSVDMDVLDQAFAPGCPAIGPGGMHSEELIRGIQFLSTHPIVKGMDLVEIDPAIDFRDMTSRLAAYLILQFLLFQKSK; from the coding sequence ATGCATGATATCGAACATTTAAAGCCTTCTGGAAAACCAAAGTTCATTGACCGGGGGATTAAAAAAGCAGGAGAAATGCTCGTGGACTGGAACGGAGAGAAGGTGAGCGGCATAGGGCTCATCGGGATGCCGTTATCCAAAACCTCGATTTCCCATTCAGGAGCTTCGGCGGCACCGGAAGTGATCAGGAAAATGCTGAATTCGTTTACGACATACAGCATCGAAAAGGACACCGATCTGCAATCATCAGTCATCACCGACCTGGGTGACATCATGCCTCATGTGACAGATCTCAAGGAAACGCAATCCAGATTCGAACATGCATTGGAAGGAGTGCTGCAGCACAATCCCGGTATGATTCCAATCGTACTCGGGGGAGACCATTCAATCAGCGCCAGCAGCATCGCAGCCTTCTCCAGCGTTTATGGTTCGGTTGGCATTATCCAGTTTGACGCCCATCACGACCTGCGCAATCTCGAAGATGGAGGCCCTTCAAACGGGACTCCCTTTCGAAACCTGATCGAACGGAATAAGATCAAAGGAGAGCACCTGATCCAGATTGGACTGCGTGATTTTTCCAATGGAAAGACCTATAGTGACTATGCTAAAGAGAAAGGTGTCACTGTTTATCCTATGAGCGAAGTAAACAGCCGTGGTATCATTCCTATATTGGAAGAAAGCATTCAACAGCTTAAATCGTCGGTATCTGCTGTTTATGTTTCAGTAGACATGGATGTTCTTGACCAGGCTTTCGCACCAGGATGTCCTGCCATCGGCCCTGGCGGCATGCACAGTGAAGAACTGATCAGGGGCATTCAGTTCCTTTCAACCCACCCGATTGTAAAAGGCATGGATCTCGTGGAGATTGATCCCGCCATTGATTTTAGAGACATGACCAGCCGCTTGGCTGCCTATCTTATTCTTCAGTTTTTATTATTTCAAAAATCAAAATAA
- a CDS encoding acyltransferase family protein: MATDVKERDYYFDNARFILILLVVLGHFISPIKSQNDLLYTLYNFIYTFHMPAFILISGFFTKGVFKDGYLAKIFRKVLVPYVVFQLIYSFFYYDLYDKSEMKLNFFDPHWTMWFLLSLVFWNILLKVFVKIKYPLILAIGIGVAVGYITEIGSYLSLLRTFVFFPVFLLGHYLTKRDFKQILKPSIRIASSIFMVLMFLAYHFFIPDHAKDWLLSSSSYAEILGHNEWYGGFIRLGLYAVMFLATFSFLAIIPKRRFFFTEFGERTLYIYLLHGFVLKYLFTTDLFSSIEKNNYYVMLLVLAVIVTMFLASKPVIALAQPLIELRWTKLNRMLKKDE; the protein is encoded by the coding sequence ATGGCAACTGATGTAAAAGAACGCGACTATTATTTTGATAATGCAAGATTTATTTTAATCTTATTGGTGGTGCTGGGTCATTTCATCTCCCCCATCAAAAGCCAAAATGACTTGCTCTATACCCTTTATAACTTTATATATACGTTTCATATGCCAGCCTTTATCCTTATTTCCGGCTTCTTTACAAAGGGAGTATTCAAGGATGGCTATTTGGCAAAGATTTTCAGAAAAGTTCTTGTTCCCTATGTTGTCTTTCAATTAATCTATTCATTCTTTTACTATGACTTATATGATAAAAGTGAAATGAAGCTTAATTTTTTTGACCCGCATTGGACGATGTGGTTTCTGTTAAGCCTGGTATTCTGGAACATCCTATTAAAGGTATTTGTAAAAATAAAGTATCCTTTAATCCTTGCGATCGGAATTGGAGTTGCTGTCGGTTATATTACAGAAATAGGATCATATTTAAGTTTATTGAGAACCTTTGTATTTTTTCCAGTGTTTCTGCTAGGTCATTATTTGACAAAAAGGGATTTCAAACAGATTTTAAAACCATCGATCCGGATCGCTTCCAGTATATTCATGGTCTTAATGTTTCTGGCTTATCATTTCTTTATCCCAGACCATGCCAAAGACTGGCTTTTATCTTCTTCATCCTATGCGGAAATTCTCGGGCATAACGAATGGTATGGAGGATTTATCAGGCTTGGTCTCTATGCTGTTATGTTTCTTGCCACATTCAGTTTTTTGGCGATCATTCCAAAGCGAAGATTCTTTTTTACGGAATTTGGCGAAAGGACGTTATATATTTATTTACTGCATGGTTTCGTATTAAAATATTTATTTACAACAGATTTGTTCTCCTCCATCGAGAAGAACAACTATTATGTGATGCTTCTCGTTCTGGCCGTTATCGTTACAATGTTCCTTGCCAGCAAGCCGGTTATAGCCCTCGCCCAGCCGCTCATTGAACTGCGCTGGACCAAGCTGAACCGTATGCTCAAAAAGGATGAGTGA
- the ytvI gene encoding sporulation integral membrane protein YtvI has translation MSLKNLIIIGLVLAVVIFLIPYSIPLILALVTALVLEPAIKLFIKNFKMKRLLSVTVVFILFLAGFGLLSYWLTTTLVVQTIEFLSLVPSYAVKVFGLIEKDLYKAEKLYASLPPEVISTIQNALKGFKTFAGSFASKLTNGIIAVIASIPQLLIYLIIYLVAVFLISLDLPRLFANFLNLFTTSAREKVELVFTQLSRATVGFIRAQIILSFITYVLALIGLLILDVKYAVLIALFIVLVDILPILGTGSFIVPWAVYNFVVSNDFLAIGLMIMFAVLTVIRRIIEPKILGSSLGISALAALISLYLGFQLLGFVGLIVGPALVIIYEALRSAGFVKIKIDF, from the coding sequence ATGTCGTTAAAGAATTTAATTATTATTGGGTTAGTGCTGGCTGTGGTTATTTTTCTGATCCCTTACAGCATTCCTTTAATATTAGCCCTTGTAACCGCTCTTGTGCTGGAGCCTGCAATTAAGCTTTTCATAAAGAATTTTAAGATGAAACGGTTATTGTCTGTTACAGTCGTGTTTATTTTATTTCTAGCAGGATTTGGACTTCTCTCCTATTGGCTGACTACAACATTGGTGGTTCAGACGATTGAATTCCTGTCACTTGTTCCTTCTTATGCTGTAAAAGTGTTCGGCCTTATTGAAAAAGATTTATATAAAGCAGAAAAACTTTATGCTTCACTTCCTCCCGAAGTTATTTCAACGATACAGAATGCCTTGAAGGGCTTTAAGACGTTTGCTGGAAGTTTCGCGTCCAAGCTGACGAATGGAATCATAGCGGTTATTGCTTCCATCCCTCAGCTGTTGATCTATCTCATCATCTATCTGGTCGCTGTGTTTTTGATTTCTCTTGATTTACCCCGGCTCTTCGCCAATTTTCTCAATCTGTTTACAACATCTGCAAGAGAAAAGGTCGAACTCGTTTTCACACAGCTTTCCAGAGCGACTGTCGGCTTCATCCGGGCTCAGATTATCCTTAGCTTTATCACGTACGTACTTGCCTTGATCGGCCTATTAATCCTTGATGTGAAATACGCTGTACTTATCGCACTGTTTATCGTATTGGTTGATATTCTTCCTATCTTAGGGACAGGGTCGTTTATTGTTCCTTGGGCCGTCTATAACTTTGTGGTCAGCAACGATTTCCTGGCCATCGGTCTAATGATTATGTTCGCTGTACTGACAGTCATCCGGCGGATCATTGAACCCAAAATCCTTGGATCCAGCCTCGGCATTTCAGCATTGGCAGCATTGATCAGCCTTTATCTCGGCTTTCAGCTCCTGGGATTCGTCGGTCTGATTGTAGGCCCTGCACTTGTCATCATCTATGAAGCTCTACGGAGTGCTGGATTTGTTAAAATTAAAATCGATTTTTAA
- a CDS encoding YihY/virulence factor BrkB family protein, translated as MIVFLKELKLRFFEDKVFDLSAQLAYYFLVSLFPFSFLIFTILGFLPISSDSVLEIIRPFAPVQAFNLLEYNLISVLDQNRSDIFSISIVITIWLSSIGILAIIRVFNQAYHVIENRPFIRELFLGILLTLGLVFAIVSTLLLPVFGNSIGTFLANRLGYGHPAFHLWNTTRWTLSFGILMVMFVSLYLIAPNIRLKLKQVLPGAFFSTIGWQLISIGFSYYVTLFDYRQIYGNLGALLTLMIWFYLSAMILIIGGQINAALLTIHKRKAEQI; from the coding sequence ATGATCGTATTTTTAAAAGAACTCAAACTTCGTTTTTTTGAAGACAAGGTGTTTGATCTTTCTGCACAGCTTGCTTACTATTTCTTGGTGTCACTCTTTCCTTTTTCATTTTTAATCTTCACCATTTTAGGGTTCCTTCCCATTTCATCCGATTCAGTGCTTGAGATTATTCGCCCGTTCGCTCCAGTACAGGCTTTTAACTTGCTGGAATATAATTTGATTTCTGTTCTTGATCAGAACAGGAGCGATATTTTTTCTATCAGTATTGTTATCACCATCTGGCTGTCTTCCATCGGAATTCTTGCCATTATCCGTGTGTTTAACCAAGCGTATCACGTGATCGAGAACAGGCCTTTCATCCGGGAACTCTTTCTTGGCATCTTATTGACTTTAGGTCTCGTATTTGCCATCGTCTCTACCTTGCTATTGCCTGTATTCGGCAATTCGATCGGTACTTTTCTGGCGAACAGGCTTGGCTACGGCCATCCGGCATTCCACCTATGGAATACGACCCGCTGGACGTTAAGCTTCGGTATTCTGATGGTGATGTTTGTTTCACTGTACCTGATTGCTCCGAATATTCGCTTGAAGCTGAAACAGGTGTTGCCCGGAGCCTTCTTCTCTACGATTGGATGGCAGCTGATCTCCATCGGTTTTTCCTATTATGTAACACTTTTCGATTACCGGCAGATCTACGGAAATCTTGGCGCATTGCTCACCCTTATGATCTGGTTCTATCTCTCTGCGATGATTCTTATTATTGGCGGACAAATCAACGCGGCCTTGCTGACAATTCATAAGAGAAAAGCAGAACAGATATAA
- a CDS encoding TerC family protein encodes MDFFTAEFFSALLSIVIIDLVLAGDNAIVIGLAARNLKKEQQKKVIIWGTVGAVIIRALATMAVVWLLKVPGLLLAGGLILIYIAYKLMVEDKDHDIKAQDSIWAAIRTIIIADAVMGLDNVLAVAGAAHGDFLLVILGLLISVPIVVWGSTLFLKLIDKFPFIITIGAGILAWTAAKMIVGEPFLKEYFSNPFIKYGFEILIIAAVVLIGLAKKRSGANQKNTSDTPERGV; translated from the coding sequence ATGGATTTTTTTACGGCAGAATTCTTTTCTGCTCTCTTATCCATCGTCATTATCGATCTGGTGCTAGCAGGCGACAATGCGATTGTGATAGGACTTGCAGCAAGAAACTTGAAAAAAGAGCAGCAAAAAAAGGTAATCATCTGGGGAACGGTTGGGGCGGTGATTATTCGTGCGCTGGCTACGATGGCGGTCGTCTGGCTGCTTAAAGTACCAGGATTGCTCCTTGCAGGAGGACTAATCCTGATTTACATCGCCTATAAGCTTATGGTGGAAGACAAGGATCATGATATTAAAGCTCAGGATAGTATCTGGGCAGCGATCAGAACCATCATTATCGCAGATGCGGTAATGGGTCTCGATAACGTACTTGCAGTAGCAGGAGCTGCTCATGGTGACTTCCTGCTGGTCATCCTTGGATTACTTATTTCTGTTCCTATCGTTGTATGGGGAAGTACACTGTTCCTGAAACTCATCGACAAGTTTCCATTTATTATTACGATCGGAGCAGGAATCCTGGCTTGGACTGCTGCTAAAATGATTGTTGGGGAACCGTTCCTAAAAGAATATTTCAGCAATCCGTTCATTAAATATGGATTTGAAATTCTTATCATTGCCGCTGTCGTTCTAATTGGATTAGCGAAAAAACGTTCTGGCGCCAATCAAAAGAATACATCAGATACACCGGAACGCGGAGTTTAA
- a CDS encoding ABC transporter permease, translating to MTKLVHNELLKLFRKKRLFVIILIIAALVPLFTYAQYQQAKTTQEKLGNADWRTKLQQEIVDTQNRLSSSRLQDDWRKYLKIRLAQQQYYLDHDVNPQAPGAPTFMRVFVENSITLLLPLLVMVAAADLVSSEASGGTIKLLLTRPVKRWKILLSKYIALLLSVSLIVTAVAFLSYTISGLVFGYGGWDMPLLTGFSPKGEELLTNNVHLIPQWQYVLMEFGLVWYVCLVVGTLTFMLSVLLRSTAAVMGIMLAALIAGAILSNMVSSWESAKYLFMVNLALTNYISGMATPIEGMSLGFSLSVLLAWAAGGLIVAFAVFTKRDVY from the coding sequence TTGACTAAACTTGTTCATAATGAATTGCTGAAGCTGTTCAGAAAAAAGCGGCTGTTTGTCATCATCCTGATTATTGCTGCCCTCGTCCCCCTTTTTACGTATGCTCAATACCAGCAGGCAAAGACCACTCAGGAGAAGCTTGGGAATGCAGATTGGCGTACGAAGCTCCAGCAGGAGATTGTTGACACACAGAACCGTCTAAGTTCAAGCCGGCTACAGGATGACTGGAGAAAATATTTAAAAATTCGTTTGGCCCAGCAGCAATATTATCTCGATCATGATGTTAATCCCCAGGCTCCAGGTGCTCCAACGTTCATGAGAGTTTTCGTTGAAAATTCAATTACTTTGCTTCTTCCGCTTCTTGTTATGGTGGCTGCAGCAGATCTAGTTTCCTCTGAAGCAAGCGGGGGAACCATCAAGCTCCTTCTCACCCGGCCGGTGAAACGGTGGAAAATTTTACTGAGCAAATATATAGCGCTCCTATTATCAGTATCGCTTATTGTAACAGCAGTGGCCTTTCTTTCTTACACTATATCAGGTTTAGTCTTTGGCTATGGAGGATGGGATATGCCTCTTTTGACCGGATTCAGTCCAAAGGGTGAAGAACTGCTGACAAACAACGTTCATCTCATTCCTCAATGGCAATATGTTTTGATGGAATTCGGTCTGGTATGGTATGTATGCCTTGTTGTTGGAACATTAACCTTTATGCTATCTGTACTGTTGAGGAGTACTGCTGCAGTTATGGGAATCATGCTGGCAGCATTGATCGCCGGTGCTATTCTTTCCAATATGGTATCTTCATGGGAAAGCGCTAAATATCTATTCATGGTGAATTTAGCCCTGACTAATTATATCAGCGGCATGGCTACTCCGATTGAAGGAATGTCCCTCGGCTTTTCGTTAAGTGTACTATTGGCTTGGGCTGCCGGCGGCCTCATAGTCGCCTTCGCTGTCTTTACGAAAAGGGATGTATATTAA
- a CDS encoding ABC transporter ATP-binding protein, giving the protein MSQSPALSVSNLRKTIRKKEIIKGLSFELYPGEVFGFLGPNGAGKTTTIRMLVGLIKPTSGSIYIGGKNVQTQFGEAMKDLGCIVENPELYPYLTGWENLEHFARMDSSIHESRLQEVVELVDMGNRINDRVSTYSLGMRQRLGIAQALLGNPKLLILDEPTNGLDPAGIREMREFIRFLAEKEKLCVMVSSHLLSEIQLMCDRVAIISKGSIITIDTVESLLAEQERVVWSAEPLGKAKLLLEEVTTVTESDGRLITLYDENQIGNWNRILVNAGIEVKEMKTKLPALEDLFLELTGGEHID; this is encoded by the coding sequence ATGAGCCAATCACCTGCTCTTTCCGTTAGCAACCTGCGGAAAACCATCCGCAAAAAAGAAATCATTAAAGGACTTTCCTTTGAATTATATCCTGGTGAAGTCTTTGGCTTTCTTGGACCGAACGGGGCCGGAAAAACAACCACGATCCGCATGCTTGTCGGGCTGATCAAGCCCACATCAGGATCGATCTATATCGGTGGAAAGAACGTTCAGACCCAGTTCGGGGAAGCGATGAAAGACTTGGGCTGCATTGTTGAAAACCCTGAGCTTTATCCTTATTTAACAGGCTGGGAGAATCTTGAACATTTTGCCCGTATGGATTCCTCCATCCATGAGAGCAGGCTTCAAGAAGTCGTCGAACTCGTAGATATGGGCAACAGGATAAATGATAGAGTGAGTACCTATTCTTTGGGTATGAGGCAGCGTCTCGGAATAGCCCAAGCCCTGCTTGGCAACCCAAAACTGCTTATACTTGATGAACCGACCAACGGGCTTGATCCTGCAGGAATCCGTGAAATGAGAGAGTTCATCCGCTTCCTGGCTGAAAAGGAGAAATTATGCGTGATGGTTTCCTCCCACCTGCTTAGCGAAATTCAACTGATGTGTGACCGTGTAGCCATAATCTCGAAGGGCAGCATCATCACGATCGACACTGTAGAATCATTACTGGCTGAACAGGAACGGGTTGTTTGGAGTGCAGAACCGCTGGGTAAAGCGAAGCTTCTGCTTGAAGAAGTTACAACTGTGACAGAATCAGACGGCAGGCTTATCACATTATACGATGAGAATCAAATAGGAAACTGGAACAGGATACTTGTTAACGCCGGGATTGAAGTAAAAGAGATGAAAACGAAACTCCCTGCCCTTGAAGATCTTTTCTTAGAACTTACAGGAGGAGAGCATATTGACTAA
- a CDS encoding SGNH/GDSL hydrolase family protein, giving the protein MRKKGLSLITALSILSAFLWLAGLAWVIQDQFFSAGGQRMDTLKQDSGKTASDSADGTGRNLRIAALGDSLTRGTGDPDGKGYIGYLKEELAKKTKKEIELSNSAIKGQTSKELLDQISQQQIKRQIKNADVILLTIGGNDLFRGGQALQQLNSQSINKAEEAYLNNLKELYKEIRSLNKTGTIYHVGLYNPFSDMEDSKKTSSIVRKWNFDSANAAAAYPNIIYVPTFDLFELNVNDYLFSDHFHPNKEGYQLIGERTASLIHFSEEEKK; this is encoded by the coding sequence GTGAGAAAAAAAGGTCTGTCTCTCATCACAGCTCTTTCCATTTTATCAGCTTTTTTATGGCTTGCGGGACTTGCCTGGGTCATACAGGACCAGTTTTTTTCAGCTGGCGGCCAGCGGATGGATACCCTTAAACAAGACAGCGGTAAAACTGCCAGCGATTCAGCGGATGGAACGGGCAGGAACTTACGCATTGCAGCATTAGGAGATTCCTTGACAAGGGGCACTGGCGACCCTGATGGCAAGGGCTACATCGGTTACTTGAAAGAAGAATTAGCAAAGAAAACAAAAAAAGAGATTGAGCTTTCCAATTCCGCTATAAAAGGGCAAACATCAAAGGAACTTCTTGACCAGATCAGCCAGCAGCAGATCAAACGCCAGATTAAAAACGCTGATGTCATCCTGCTTACAATCGGAGGCAACGATTTATTCCGCGGCGGACAAGCTCTTCAGCAGCTAAATTCGCAGAGCATCAATAAAGCAGAAGAAGCTTACCTTAACAACCTGAAAGAACTATACAAGGAAATTCGTTCGCTTAACAAGACTGGGACCATCTATCATGTTGGGCTCTACAACCCATTCAGCGATATGGAGGATTCCAAGAAAACGTCCAGCATCGTCCGGAAATGGAACTTTGATTCCGCTAACGCGGCGGCTGCTTATCCCAATATTATTTATGTCCCCACCTTTGATCTTTTTGAACTTAATGTGAATGACTATCTTTTCAGTGACCATTTTCATCCGAATAAAGAAGGCTATCAATTAATCGGAGAGCGCACTGCTTCCCTCATTCATTTCAGCGAGGAGGAAAAGAAATGA
- a CDS encoding ArsR/SmtB family transcription factor, with product MDSKTDFNNEEYVQLDEETLFIVSQTFKALSDPTRIRILHLLSQKECSVNEITEALSLLQSTVSHQLRFLKNLRLVKFRRSGTTLFYSMDDGHVIDLLKQAIHHASHD from the coding sequence ATGGATTCAAAAACTGACTTTAATAATGAAGAATACGTTCAGTTAGATGAAGAAACGCTGTTTATTGTCTCACAGACGTTCAAAGCGCTCTCTGACCCTACCAGGATACGGATTCTGCATCTGCTTTCTCAAAAAGAATGCAGTGTGAATGAAATAACAGAGGCTTTGTCTCTTTTGCAATCTACAGTTTCTCATCAATTAAGATTTTTAAAGAACTTGCGTCTTGTGAAGTTTCGCCGTTCAGGGACCACCCTGTTTTATTCCATGGACGATGGACATGTCATTGATCTACTTAAACAGGCCATACATCATGCGAGCCATGACTAA